The following is a genomic window from Deltaproteobacteria bacterium.
GGTCACATCGGCCGCGTCGGCGGCGTTGTAGGTGACCTCGAGCTCGCGCGCGCCCGGATCGGCGAGGAAGATCGTCGCGCCCTCGGCCGCGAGCGCCGTCCGGCACCGCTCGAGCACGAGGGGCATGAGCTCGTCGAGCTCGACCCGTTCCGCGAAGGCGCGACCGAGGTCGTAGAGCAGCCGGAAGCGGGCGGAGTCGGCGGGTGCGGGGGGCGGGTCGGGCATCGGCGCGTGAGCGTGACGTGCGGCGGGGTTGGTAGCAGATCGGGGAGCGGCCGGGGAAGCGCCGAACTCCGGTCGGCCGCCGCCGGCTCCGTGTGGCGGCGGCCGGGTGGCGGCGCGCGCCAGTGCCGAGGTTCGACGCGTTCGATGCCGGCATCGTCTGATCCAACTTGGCGCACGCCCACCGGCGCCGCGCAACTCGTGCTCCGCGAGGGCCTCGTTCCCGGCAAGGCGAAGATCCTCTTCAAGGGGAAGGGCGACCGGCTCGGGATGCCGCCGAACCTCGCCGCCCTCACGTCGCCGGTGCGCGCGCAGCTCGTGAACGACACGAGCGGGATCTGCTGGGAAGCGGTCTTCAGCGCGCCCTTCAAGAAGCAGGACGCGACCACCTTCACGGACAAGGCAGATTGACGCGCGGGCTTCCCGTCGGCGGGCTACATGCCGAGCAGCGGACGCAGGGCGTCCGTGGATGCGCGCAGGTCACGGCCCGGTAGCAACCGGGTGACGTTGCTCGTGAGGGATGCGACGATCAGGTCCGAGCGTCCCCGATGGTACGCCGCCGTCGACAGCACCAGGACGGGGCGCCGCTTGGTGCCGTCCTCGTCGGCGAAGACGAAGCGCACGAGGGCGATGTCCCCGCGCTCAGATCGTCGCAGCTCGCGGCGCCGACCTCGCGCGGCCTCCTCCCCGCGACGACGTGGTAGGCCCGCGTCCGGCGCGTGCGGAAGAAGTGGTACGACGACCAGAAGAGCAGGAGGAAGGTGCGGACGCTCGCTTCGCCGAAGCGGGCCGCGAGCTCGCCTCGGTGCGCCTCGATGCCGCGCGCCCAATCGCGGACGGTGTAGGCGTAGCTCAGCGTGTCGTCGGTCACCTCGTGGATGACGAAGCCGGCCCCGGTCAGCACCCCGATGAGTCGCCCGAGATCGACCGCCGCCACCGGGCCGGGCCAGACGTGCTTCGTGATGAAGGCCGCGAACTGATGCGCACGGCCGCGCGCGCAGAAGTCGGCGTAGACGCGCCCTTCGGGCGTGAGCCAGCGCGCGAGGAAGCCGCCGACGCGCCGGTAGTCGGGCACGTGCTCGAGGGTGCCCATGAAGACGGCCGCGTCGTAGGGCGCCGACGGTCGATACTCGAGGAAGTCCGCGAGTTCGACGCGACAGGGGAGGCCGAGCCGGACGATGAGATCGCTGACGAAGCGATGCTGCGCGCGCGAGATCGTGATGGTCTCCACCCGGATTCCTCGGAGGCCCGCGTACTCGACGAACGCGCCCCAGCCGCCGCCCATGTCGAAGACCCGCATGCCGGGACGGAGGCCGAGGCGATCGATCGCGTGCTGCATCTTGCGGCCCTGCGCCGCGCTCGGGTCGTCGTCCGGAGCGGCGTAGTACCCGTGCGAGTAGGACCGCCAGCGCTCGAACCAGGGCAAGAAGAACTCGGCGGGCCGGTCGTAGTGGAACGCGATCGCGGCGGCGTTGTAGGCGAGCCGATTCGGGAGGCGGAGCCGCAGCAGCCGGAGCGCCCGCGTCGCCCAGGGGACGTCGAGCGACAGCACGTCGGTCGCTTTCACGACCTCGAAGCCGTCGCCCTCGAGGTCGATGCGGGCGGCGAGGAACGCTTCGGCGACGGCCAGGTGGTCGCCGCGGGCGAGCGCCGCCACGTCGCGCTCGTCGGAGAAGACGATGCGCGCGAGCGGCGCGCCCGTGGCGGAGGCGAGGGTCGTGCCGTCGGGAAGCGTGAGCGCGAGCCGGGCGCCCGTGCGGCCGAGCGCTTCGATCATGGCGGTGAGCGCCGGCGGGATCGAGGCGGCCGCCGCCATTCAGATGACGAGGTCGCGCGGGATGGCGTGCGCGATCGTCGCGTGGAACGCCGGGAGCTTCGACCAGTGGAGCATCGGACGCAGGTGGTGCGCCGTATGGTACCCGAGATTGAAGGTGCGAAGGTTGTAGAGGCGCGCGGTCGCCGAACGGGAGGCATGCCAGTGATCTCGTGCGTCGAGGCCCGCGTGGTGGTAGTGCGTCGCCTGCGCCTGCAGCACCAGGGCCAAGGGCAGGGGGAGCGCGAACACCAGGAGCGCGTTCACGGGAGAGGCGATGATCAGGCACGCGAGCACGATGGCGCAGACGCCTGCCATCCGGCGGAAGCGACGGAACACGATCGGGTGATCGCGGCCGATGCGACAGGCAACGGGATAGATGTTCACCGCCAGCACCCAGGCGAACTCCCACGAGCCCATCGTACCGCCGTCCCGCCGGCGCCAGCGGTTCGAGTCGCGTTGCTGGTCGAGATAGTGCCGGTGATGTCCGAGGTTGTGGTGCAGCGTGTAGACGTACGGCAGCATGCCGAGCTGGAAGAACATCATCACTTCGAAGACCCGGTTCAGGATCGGCTGGCGGAAGGTTCTGATGTGGTGATGGTTGTGGCACATGCCGGCGAAGTTCACCTGCAACGGGAAGAGCAGGGCGGTGCAGGCGAGGACGTGGAGCGGCGCCGAGATCCCGAGGAAGATCGCGATCTGCGCCGCGCTCACGGCCGTGATCAGCGCGGCGGGCACGACGTCGATCGGGTGGCGGAACACGCGCCGCAGCGGCGAACGCACCGCACGCTGCCGGCGGAACGCGGGAGACTCGGCCACGCCGCACGGTATCCGATGCTTTCG
Proteins encoded in this region:
- a CDS encoding class I SAM-dependent methyltransferase produces the protein MAAAASIPPALTAMIEALGRTGARLALTLPDGTTLASATGAPLARIVFSDERDVAALARGDHLAVAEAFLAARIDLEGDGFEVVKATDVLSLDVPWATRALRLLRLRLPNRLAYNAAAIAFHYDRPAEFFLPWFERWRSYSHGYYAAPDDDPSAAQGRKMQHAIDRLGLRPGMRVFDMGGGWGAFVEYAGLRGIRVETITISRAQHRFVSDLIVRLGLPCRVELADFLEYRPSAPYDAAVFMGTLEHVPDYRRVGGFLARWLTPEGRVYADFCARGRAHQFAAFITKHVWPGPVAAVDLGRLIGVLTGAGFVIHEVTDDTLSYAYTVRDWARGIEAHRGELAARFGEASVRTFLLLFWSSYHFFRTRRTRAYHVVAGRRPREVGAASCDDLSAGTSPSCASSSPTRTAPSGAPSWCCRRRRTIGDART
- a CDS encoding fatty acid desaturase translates to MAESPAFRRQRAVRSPLRRVFRHPIDVVPAALITAVSAAQIAIFLGISAPLHVLACTALLFPLQVNFAGMCHNHHHIRTFRQPILNRVFEVMMFFQLGMLPYVYTLHHNLGHHRHYLDQQRDSNRWRRRDGGTMGSWEFAWVLAVNIYPVACRIGRDHPIVFRRFRRMAGVCAIVLACLIIASPVNALLVFALPLPLALVLQAQATHYHHAGLDARDHWHASRSATARLYNLRTFNLGYHTAHHLRPMLHWSKLPAFHATIAHAIPRDLVI